The Calidithermus timidus DSM 17022 nucleotide sequence GGTGACGGCGCCGCCGCTGTTTCCCACGCGCAAAGGCCCCAACGCCCATGTGGACCTGGAGATTCCCGCCCCCACCCTGCTCACGCGCATCGAGCGGCTGTTGGACGTGGCGGTGGGTTACCTGGTGCTGCCGGGTGGGGTAGGCACCCTCACCGAGCTGATGGCGGCCTGGAACGTGGCCATGATCGCCCACATGCACGGCCAGCCCTACCGCCCCGTGGGGGTGCACGCGAGCTGGATGGAGCTGTTGCGGCCCCGGCTCGAGATCGCCCCCGAGCACCTCGAGCTGTTGAGCGTGCTGGAGAGCCTGGAGGACGTCGAGCGCTTCCTCGGTCGCTTGCCTGGCTGAGCCCGGACTGTTGCGACGGGCTTCAAAGCCCAGGCTGGGTGAGGCGGGTGCTGGGCGCGAGGGCCGCACCGGCGTGGGCGAGCCCGTAGGCCACGAAACCCGCCAGGGCCGCGAAGCCCACGCCAGTGCGGGCCAGGCCGGTCTGGGGGTCGAAGGACTCGCAGGCGTAGCCGTGGTCGAGGGGGGCCTGCTCGAGGGCCAGCACCGCCTCCGCCGCGCTGCGCCGCAGCCCCGAGAGCATGCGGTTGACCAGGCTGAAGCCCGAGGGGAAGGGGAAGTGGGCCGAGCCCTCCCCCACGAAGCGGGCGCGGTAGTGGTGGGGGTTCTCCTCCGACATGATCCACAAGGCGGTGGCTTGCCACACGAAGTCCTCGCGGCTGGCGAAGCCCAGGTGGGGTAGCAGCATCAGGCTCCCGGCGGGCTCATCGCCCCAAACGAAGCCCCCGCCCGGCTCGAAGGCGAACACGAAGCGCCCGCCCTGCACCGCCTGGCGGTAGAGGCTCTCGCGGATCTGGCGGGCCTCCTCGCGCAGGGCGGCGGGGTCGGGGGTGAAGGGGGCCAGCCGGTTCAGCGCCACCGACCACAACGCGTTGTCGTAGGTCAGGTAGGGGTGGGGCACGGGGTCGTCGGTGGGGGAGAGGAAGGTGCGGTAGAGGGGCAGGCTGGGGTGGCGCTCGCGCCGCACCCGCTCGAAGACCCACTCCAGCGGCTCGCGCAGCTCGGCCAGCAGCTCGGGGTCGGGGCCGCCCTCGAGGTAGCGCGCCAGCGCCAGGGGGTAGGCCGCGGCCTGGTCGAGCTCGAAGCCGGGGTAGAGTGGGGGCCCGCCGAGGTACTGCGCGTGCTCGCCGGGCCAGCGCGCGTAGCGCCGGAAGGCCGCCCGCAGCACCTGCCGCGCCCGGGGCCGATCGGCCTGCAAGAGCGCGGGGAAGAACCACAGCAAGGCGTCGCGCGACCAGTAGGCCCCCGAGACGTAGTAGTGCGGGCTGCGCGAGGTCAGGAGCACGGGCTCGCCCTCGAGGCTGTCGGCCTGGGCGTAGAAGTAGGCCAGCAGCAGGTGCCGCCGGTAGCCGTGCTCCAGCGGCCCCGCGTAGCCGCCGGTGAGGGCGAAGATCTTGCGCCGGGTGGCCTCGAGCAACCCCTCCCAGCCCACCCGCCGCAGGTGCAGCGCGGTGGTGCGGGCCCCGTCGGCCTCGGGGGCCACCCCCACGTAGAGCGTGGCCGGCCCGGCGCTCCACTCCATGGCGAACTGTTCCCCCCACTCGAGCTGGCTGGGCTCGCGGTCGGCTTGGAACCCCAGCGCCAGCAGGGTGCGCTCGGTGCGGGCCTCGAGCACGTGGCTCCTGGTCCAGGGGTCGTGGGTGGCGCGGAAGAAGACGTCTACCGTCTCCTCGCGGAAGCGGCGCAACCCCAGGTGGGCCACGCGGCCCAGCACCCGCAGCGGGCCGGGCTCTTTGGGCTCGAGCCGCAGCGCGAAGCCGCGCTCACCCCAGGGGGCCAGCAGCGTCACGGTGCAGGCCAGGCTCTCCCACACCGGGATCCAGTCGTCGAGCAGGCGGCCCTCCCAGCCCTGCCCCTGCACCTCCAAAAGCGGCTCGCCCACCAGATCGAGCAGGCCGTTGAGGCCCAGCGAGGCCACCCCCAGCCGCAGCAGGCGTGGAGCTTCGGGGTGGGCCTCGAGGTGGAGCTCGAGGTTGCCGGTGGGCCGATGGGCGGGGGGGTCCTCGAGCACGGGGGCGGGGGTCATGAGTTCGGCCATAGGGCACTCATCCGATCCTGAGCAGCCGCATCGCGTTCCCCGCGAAGATCAGGCGTTGGTGCGCCTCGGGGATGCCCACCTCTACCGCCGCGCGGTACTGCTCCTCGAAGTACTTCAGCACCCAGCCCCGCGGGAACCAGGAGGCGTCGGTACCGAAGAGGATGCGCTCGGGGCCGAAGAGCTCGTAGAAGCGGCGGAAGAGGTCCTTGAGCGTGGGTTCGGGCCACAGGTAGCGCCGCCACTCGTTGTTGCCCGAGGTGTCCACGTAGACGTTGTCGCAGGCCCACATCAGTTGGAGTAGGTCGTTGAGGTAGCCGCAGCCGAAGTGCGGCACGATGAAGGGCACCGTGGGGTAGCCCTTGGCCACCTCGTGTAGCCGCATGGGGCTGATGTTGACCCCATCGGCGATCCCGCCGCCCCCGCCCAGCGGCCCGAAGTGGATAAGCACCGGGATCTGCAACTCCTCGCAGACCCGCCACAAGGGGTCCAGGTCGGGGTCGTCGAGGGGCCGCAGCAGCGCGCTCCCGAAGAGCTTGAGCCCCTTAAGGCCCAGCTCCTCTACGCTCCGGCGCAGCTCGGCCGCGGCCTCTGGCCGGAAGGGGTCGGCCTCAAAGGCGAAGCCGTGGAGCTTGGGGTAGGGCCTCAGGGTTTCGGCCAGGCGCTCGTTGCCGCCGCCGGTGAGGAACACCAGCCCCAGCAGCCCGTAGCGCTCCACCTCCTCCGCGTAACGCCGCGCGCACTCTGCCGGGCTGGGCTGGGGCGAGTCCGGGAGCGGGAAGCCGTAGGCCCTCCACCAGCCCTCCTGCGCCTTGGCGTTGCGCTCGTTCCACAGTGCCAGCTTCTCGGCCCCGTAACGCTGTGCCAGGCGCGTTCCCCACGCCCCCCACAGGTCCTCTGAGTACCGGCATCGCCGGGGGCCGGATGGCCCTTCACTGCCCGAGTAGGGCAGGTGCAGATGCATGTCGAAGACGGGTAAGGGCAGTTTCATGCGCGCTTCTGCCCTTCGAGGAAGTGCCGGATCTGGTCCGTCGGTACGGCCAGCCCCACAGAGAAGGCCATGCCGATGAAAGCCCGGATGACCTGCTCCAGAGCAGTACCCACCAGGGGTCTCAGCGCGGGCGTGGGGAAGCGGCTGAGGTTCATGGCGCTATTGTGACAGAGGGATTCGGCGGGCGGGAAGGGTCGAGGGCTAAGGGCCAGGGCATCTTGCGTCTCGCGCTCGGCGCCGGCCGTTCTGCGGTAATCTAAACCGCATGAGCCTCATCACCGGCGTTCACCACGTAGGTTTCAGCGTACCCAACCTCGACGAAGCCCTGCAGTTCTTCACCGAAGTCCTGGGCTTCGAACTCCTCAGCCACGGCGCCCTGCCTACCCCCGACGACCCCATCGCCGAGCAGTTCGATGTCGAGCCCGATGAGTCCGTTCGCTTCGCCTTCCTCAAGGCGGGTGGCGACACCATCGAGCTCGTCGAGTGGACATCGCCGCGCCAGCAGCGCCAAATGCCGCGCAACCCCGATTGGGGCGGGCGGCACCTGGCACTCAAAACCGGTGGGCTCGAGCAGACCCTCGCCCGCCTGCGCACCGTGCCCGGTGTGCGCATCCTGAAGCCCAGGGGTGAGCGCTTCGTCTACGTGCAGACGCCTTTTGGGATGTACCTCCAACTCATGGCTCCCAACGCCTGATACCAGGCTCGAGTAGGCAGTCTCCCTTCCAAGGACGCTACTGCCCTCCGCTGCGCGGACCATCCCGAATCCGGTATCAGACTACCTCAGCCCGCTTGCGCTGGCTGGGGTCGAGCACCCGCTTGCGCAGGCGCAGGCTCTTAGGCGTGACCTCGAGCAGCTCGTCGGGGGCCAGGAACTCCAGGGCCTCCTCGAGCGTGAACTTGCGGGGCGGGATCAGGCGGATGTTCTCATCGGAACCGGCGGCGCGGATGTTGGTGAGCTTCTTGTTGATGCAGACGTTGACGTTGAGGTCGTTATCGCGGGAGTTCTCGCCCACGATCATACCCACGTAGACCTCGGTGCCGGGGTCGATGAAGAAGCTGATGCGCTCCTGTAGGCGGTGGAGGCTGTAGGCGAAGGCCACGCCCGCCTCCATCGCCACCGCGCTGCCGGTGGTGCGGGTCTCGAGCGCGCCCACGTGCGGAGCGTAGCCGTGGAAGCTGTGGCTCATCACGCCCTCGCCCGCCGTGAGGGTGAGGAAGAGGGTGCGGAAGCCGAAGAGGGCCCGGGCCGGGACGGTGAACTCGGCGCGAACCCGACCGGAGTCTTGCTCCATGTGCACCATCTGGGCCTTGCGGGTGCCCAGCGCCTCCATCACGGGGCCGAACTTAGCCTCGGGCACGTCCACTACCAGGTACTCGTAGGGCTCGTGCACTTGGCCACCCACTTCCTTCAGCAGCACGCTGGGCTGGCCCACGCTGAACTCGAAGCCCTCGCGGCGCATGGTCTCCAGCAGCACGCTCAGGTGCAGCTCGCCGCGCCCGTGCAGCTCGAAGGTATCGGGGGTAACCTCGATGACCCGCAAGGCCACGTTGGTCTCGAGCTCCTTCAAAAGCCGCTCGCGGATCTGACGGCTGGTGACGAACTTACCCTCTCTGCCCGCGAAGGGTGAGGTGTTGGGGGTGAGGGTGATGCTCACGGTGGGCTCGTCCACCGCCAGGCGGGGCAGGGCTTCGGGAGCCTCCTTGGCGGCGAGGGTGTCGCCGATCTCCACGCCTTCCATGCCCGCGATGGCCACGATGTCGCCGGGGGCCACCTCCAGGACCTCGAGGCGCTCGAGCCCCTGGTGGGTGAAGGCCGCCACCACCTTGGCGTCACGGCTCCCGTGCTCACCCACGATGCTGATGACCTGACCCTTGCGCACGCTGCCGCGGTGCACCTTGCCGATGGCGATCTTGCCCAGAAAGCTGGAGTAGTCGAGGTTGGCCACGCGCAGTTGGAAGGGGCCCTCCTCGACCTTGGGGGCGGGGATGTGGCTGAGGATGACCTGGAAGAGGTCCTCGAGCCCGTCCTTCTTCTCCTTCAGCCAGGCCGCGCCTTCGCGCCCGATGGCGTAGAGGTAGGGGAAGTCGAGCTGCTCCTCGGAGGCCCCCAGCTCGGCCATGAGGTCGAAGGTCTCGTTCAAGACCTCGTCGGGACGCGCATCGCGCTTATCGACCTTGTTGATGACCACGATGGGCTTGAGCCCCGCCTCGATGGCCTTCTTGAGCACGAAGCGGGTCTGGGGCATGGGGCCTTCGGCGGCATCGACGAGCAGGAGGACCCCGTCCACCATGCTCAAGGCCCGCTCGACCTCCCCGCCGAAGTCGGCGTGGCCGGGGGTATCGACGATGTTGATCTTCACGTCATTCCACACGACGGCGGTGTTCTTGGCCAGGATGGTGATGCCGCGCTCGCGCTCGAGGTCGTTGGAATCCATGATGCGCTCGCCCGCTGCGTCATGACGGGAGAGGGCCTTGGCCTGCTTGAGCATGGCGTCGACGAGCGTGGTCTTGCCGTGATCCACGTGCGCGATGATCGCGATGTTTCTGAGTTCCATACCGCTCCTCTTGAGGGGATTGGGTTGCCTCTCCCCGACCTCGAGGAACGGCAACGGCACAACCTTCGTAGTCTACTGGCCGCAAAGGGGTTTGTATAGAAGGGAGAACAGGCGAGCACCCGACGGCGTTTGGCGTCTTGCCTACGACGTAGGGCTCATGGCGCCCGGCAGCAGCGCACTATAATCACACTGATCATGCCCGCAAGCGCTCCCCGTCCCGCCCGGCTGAGTAAGGAGGAGTGGCTCGAGCTGGAGAAGCAGACCGGTTCGCGCTACGAGTACCTCGACGGCTTTGTGTACGCGATGGCTGGGGAGAGCCGCACCCACAACGACATCGTCGTGAACATCACCCTCGCGCTGGCCCAGAAAGCCAGGGTCGAGGGCTGTCGGCTCCAGGTCGAAAACATGAGGACCTGGGTCAAAGCGCTCAACCGCTACTACTACCCCGACGTAGTGATCAGCTGCGGCACCGAAGCGCACGAAAGCGAAATTCACGAGCCCTGCTTCATCGTGGAAGTGCTGTCGGAGACCACCGCCGACAAGGACCGGCGGGAGAAGCTCGAGGCCTACTTCAAAATCCCCACCCTCGAGACCTACGTGCTGGTCTCGCAGGACGAGAAGCGGGTGGGGGTTTATCAGCGAACCCGCTGGAACTTGGTGTGGAGCGAGTTGATCAACGACGGTGAACTCGAGGTCGCCTGTTTGGGGGAGGCCCTCAGCCTCGAGCAGATCTACGCCGGGCTGGCCGTTGCTGAGGTTATCGGGCGAGCAACCTGAACCCCTGAGCCCCCGCGGCTGAAGGGGCCCGGCAAGCTGGACCCGTCGCTACCCGAGGTAAACGCAGGGGTCGGGAGAATCCGCCTTGGGCGCTTCGGTGTTCTCTTCCCGAAAGCTCATCAGCATCAGCAGGAAGGTCTCGGTGGAAGACGCTTCACCCTGGCGGATCTCCGAGGCGATGGTCTTGGCGAGCTTGGGCAGCAACTGGCTCAGCGCCTGTTCGGGGTCTTCGGTGTGGGGCAAGACAGCCAGTAGCTTTTCCATAGGGAATTAGCCTACACCCACCCCGCCCGACCCTTTGTGCCTAGCATTGACTTCTGCTTTCAAAGTGATATCATTTTGCTAACAGGAGGCACCATGACACCTATCCCCATCGTCGTAGGATTCATCACCGCGGCTACGGGGCTGCTGGGCGGGGGTGAGGCCGCCGCCCAGGAGGTGGTGCTCGAGACCCCCACCGGAAAGCTCTACGCCACCCTCGAGCTGCCCGCCGCCAACCCGCCGTACCCGGTGGCCCTCATCCACCCCGGTTCCGGTCCCACCGACCGCGACGGCAACAACCCGCTGCTTCCCGGGAAGAACGACAGCCTAAAGCTGCTGGCCGAGGGACTCGCCGCACAGGGCATCGCCAGCCTGCGCGTGGATAAGCGGGGCATCGGCAAGAGCGCCGGCGCACTGGCCAGCGAGGAGGACGTGCGCCTGGAGGGCTTCGTCGAGGACGCGGCGGCCTGGCTCGAGTGGCTGCGTCGCGACGGGCGCTTTGGCAAGCGAGCGGTGATCGGGCACAGCGAGGGCTCGCTCATCGGGATGCTCGCCGCCCAGCGGGCCGGGGCCGATGCCTTCGTCTCGCTGGCGGGGCCGGGCCGCCCGCTGGGG carries:
- a CDS encoding LOG family protein is translated as MRLVAVFGSARSAVHTPQYREAYAWGRAVAQAGFGVVTGGYNGSMEAVSHGAKEAGGLVVGVTAPPLFPTRKGPNAHVDLEIPAPTLLTRIERLLDVAVGYLVLPGGVGTLTELMAAWNVAMIAHMHGQPYRPVGVHASWMELLRPRLEIAPEHLELLSVLESLEDVERFLGRLPG
- a CDS encoding glycoside hydrolase family 125 protein yields the protein MAELMTPAPVLEDPPAHRPTGNLELHLEAHPEAPRLLRLGVASLGLNGLLDLVGEPLLEVQGQGWEGRLLDDWIPVWESLACTVTLLAPWGERGFALRLEPKEPGPLRVLGRVAHLGLRRFREETVDVFFRATHDPWTRSHVLEARTERTLLALGFQADREPSQLEWGEQFAMEWSAGPATLYVGVAPEADGARTTALHLRRVGWEGLLEATRRKIFALTGGYAGPLEHGYRRHLLLAYFYAQADSLEGEPVLLTSRSPHYYVSGAYWSRDALLWFFPALLQADRPRARQVLRAAFRRYARWPGEHAQYLGGPPLYPGFELDQAAAYPLALARYLEGGPDPELLAELREPLEWVFERVRRERHPSLPLYRTFLSPTDDPVPHPYLTYDNALWSVALNRLAPFTPDPAALREEARQIRESLYRQAVQGGRFVFAFEPGGGFVWGDEPAGSLMLLPHLGFASREDFVWQATALWIMSEENPHHYRARFVGEGSAHFPFPSGFSLVNRMLSGLRRSAAEAVLALEQAPLDHGYACESFDPQTGLARTGVGFAALAGFVAYGLAHAGAALAPSTRLTQPGL
- a CDS encoding amidohydrolase family protein; amino-acid sequence: MKLPLPVFDMHLHLPYSGSEGPSGPRRCRYSEDLWGAWGTRLAQRYGAEKLALWNERNAKAQEGWWRAYGFPLPDSPQPSPAECARRYAEEVERYGLLGLVFLTGGGNERLAETLRPYPKLHGFAFEADPFRPEAAAELRRSVEELGLKGLKLFGSALLRPLDDPDLDPLWRVCEELQIPVLIHFGPLGGGGGIADGVNISPMRLHEVAKGYPTVPFIVPHFGCGYLNDLLQLMWACDNVYVDTSGNNEWRRYLWPEPTLKDLFRRFYELFGPERILFGTDASWFPRGWVLKYFEEQYRAAVEVGIPEAHQRLIFAGNAMRLLRIG
- a CDS encoding VOC family protein; its protein translation is MSLITGVHHVGFSVPNLDEALQFFTEVLGFELLSHGALPTPDDPIAEQFDVEPDESVRFAFLKAGGDTIELVEWTSPRQQRQMPRNPDWGGRHLALKTGGLEQTLARLRTVPGVRILKPRGERFVYVQTPFGMYLQLMAPNA
- the typA gene encoding translational GTPase TypA, producing the protein MELRNIAIIAHVDHGKTTLVDAMLKQAKALSRHDAAGERIMDSNDLERERGITILAKNTAVVWNDVKINIVDTPGHADFGGEVERALSMVDGVLLLVDAAEGPMPQTRFVLKKAIEAGLKPIVVINKVDKRDARPDEVLNETFDLMAELGASEEQLDFPYLYAIGREGAAWLKEKKDGLEDLFQVILSHIPAPKVEEGPFQLRVANLDYSSFLGKIAIGKVHRGSVRKGQVISIVGEHGSRDAKVVAAFTHQGLERLEVLEVAPGDIVAIAGMEGVEIGDTLAAKEAPEALPRLAVDEPTVSITLTPNTSPFAGREGKFVTSRQIRERLLKELETNVALRVIEVTPDTFELHGRGELHLSVLLETMRREGFEFSVGQPSVLLKEVGGQVHEPYEYLVVDVPEAKFGPVMEALGTRKAQMVHMEQDSGRVRAEFTVPARALFGFRTLFLTLTAGEGVMSHSFHGYAPHVGALETRTTGSAVAMEAGVAFAYSLHRLQERISFFIDPGTEVYVGMIVGENSRDNDLNVNVCINKKLTNIRAAGSDENIRLIPPRKFTLEEALEFLAPDELLEVTPKSLRLRKRVLDPSQRKRAEVV
- a CDS encoding Uma2 family endonuclease, which gives rise to MPASAPRPARLSKEEWLELEKQTGSRYEYLDGFVYAMAGESRTHNDIVVNITLALAQKARVEGCRLQVENMRTWVKALNRYYYPDVVISCGTEAHESEIHEPCFIVEVLSETTADKDRREKLEAYFKIPTLETYVLVSQDEKRVGVYQRTRWNLVWSELINDGELEVACLGEALSLEQIYAGLAVAEVIGRAT
- a CDS encoding alpha/beta hydrolase produces the protein MTPIPIVVGFITAATGLLGGGEAAAQEVVLETPTGKLYATLELPAANPPYPVALIHPGSGPTDRDGNNPLLPGKNDSLKLLAEGLAAQGIASLRVDKRGIGKSAGALASEEDVRLEGFVEDAAAWLEWLRRDGRFGKRAVIGHSEGSLIGMLAAQRAGADAFVSLAGPGRPLGQILLEQLKPQLPPAMYQEAERVVKELTAGRAVPEAGIQLPPQLTAQLFRASVQPYLISVFRYDPARELAKLNVPVLVVQGTTDLQVSPAEAEALAAANPKAQKVLVEGMNHVLKRAPADPQANLAAYSDPKLPLAEGLLAVVVGFLQASL